One Pichia kudriavzevii chromosome 3, complete sequence genomic window carries:
- a CDS encoding uncharacterized protein (PKUD0C01430; similar to Saccharomyces cerevisiae YMR055C (BUB2); ancestral locus Anc_2.620), translating to MIRSTSYHRLNRKSSSTESSGSIRNKPSKPSISDSKQRGRKKDALEKFIESPQQLLKSSLSQLRHTILVEGLPVECPYRSYIWSILLSGAPIESEWYSGIVSRGKVNSSNVVDTKFVHFGDKIENDVFRTFQNNKKFWSKIEEGELIRILNVFAWCVIEDEQVDFKVGSKISISPYVQGMNVLVAPLAYVCRSEPQAFALLYRLLMVEMPRYITPTLAGVMDGVRLVDLVLKTVDRRLYEYLDQSMANAKIYALPSVLTLCACTPPLEEVLKLWDFLFSFGIHMNVVLIVAQLLLIRGELMNTKNPMVLLRNFPQLESSKIIKLSLSIARNIPDSLYDLIVRHTFDESVTLEIDDYKI from the coding sequence ATGATAAGATCAACTTCATACCATAGATTAAATCGGAAGAGCTCTTCCACAGAATCGAGTGGGAGTATACGCAATAAACCATCAAAACCGTCAATCTCCGATTCGAAACAGAGAGGCCGTAAGAAAGATGCTTTAGAGAAGTTCATCGAATCACCACAGCAGCTGCTTAAAAGCAGTCTATCCCAGCTGCGCCATACCATCCTTGTGGAAGGACTCCCAGTAGAGTGCCCATACAGGTCATACATTTGGAGTATTCTACTCTCCGGAGCACCTATTGAAAGTGAATGGTATAGCGGCATTGTATCTCGAGGGAAAGTGAATTCTAGCAATGTCGTCGATACCAAGTTTGTCCATTTTGGAGATAAGATTGAAAACGATGTTTTTCGAACGTTTCAGAATAACAAGAAGTTTTGgtccaaaattgaagaaggtgaaTTGATACGAATATTGAATGTCTTTGCCTGGTGCgtcattgaagatgaacaggttgatttcaaagtgGGATCGAAAATAAGCATTTCGCCATACGTTCAGGGAATGAATGTACTGGTTGCACCTTTGGCGTATGTATGTAGGAGTGAGCCGCAAGCATTCGCACTTTTATATCGGCTGCTTATGGTGGAGATGCCCAGGTATATTACACCAACACTAGCAGGTGTAATGGACGGAGTTAGGTTAGTTGATTTGGTATTGAAAACTGTGGATAGGAGACTATATGAATATTTAGATCAATCTATGGCAAATGCAAAGATATATGCCTTACCATCGGTATTGACTTTATGTGCATGTACACCGCCTCTTGAAGAGGTATTGAAGCTATGGGATTTCCTATTTagttttggaattcatATGAATGTGGTCTTGATTGTTGCCcagttgttgttgatacGTGGTGAATTGATGAATACCAAGAACCCAATGGTATTACTACGGAACTTCCCACAGTTGGAGTCTTctaaaatcatcaaattatCCTTGAGTATAGCCAGAAATATTCCAGATTCATTGTATGACTTGATTGTAAGACATACATTCGATGAGTCGGTTACATTAGAAATCGACGATTATAAAATTTAG
- a CDS encoding uncharacterized protein (PKUD0C01440; similar to Saccharomyces cerevisiae YMR054W (STV1); ancestral locus Anc_2.617) → MSLVQFYIPSEVARECVAVLGDMGNVQFRDMNQNVSSFQRAFVKEIRSYDQVERQLKYLTGLIQKQEIKIRVNDHDELIMPPSTDYRQFYDSPSHLSASALEELLHEIASVESKVRELSFQKDEMSQRKADLTQHRLVLQNTRQFFESRLSLDLDDSDSLFNQVRLSTESSDSFIISDDEGDGVLLESGLGNTNHGGNSISTGRNELNVFGSTMNFISGIIDTEKFLILEKICWRTLRGNVYTNHVPLPEPIIDIKTGEPSFKSVFLIFTHGESLISRCKRIVESLDGKLYNVDSDYEVYKQELRTVNNKIKDINEVLLYTNERLLIELKQVALDIEKWKIIIKREVSIYEVLNLFNYDSTRRCVIGEGWIPNDDLTYINMALRDVTNKFDAGLSTIVNLMITNKTPPTYHKTNKFTGAFQSIIDAYGIATYQEVNPGLATIVTFPFMFAIMFGDLGHGLILFIAALTLVLCENRISKIKNRDEIFDMAYTGRYILLLMGVFSMYTGIIYNDLFSKSMSLFKSGWKWPNGFKEGTSIVGTQRGVYPLGLDPAWHGTENNLLFTNSYKMKLSILMGFIHMSYSFYFALVNYRFFNSRVDIIGNFIPGLLFMQSIFGYLTITIVYKWCVDWIAIGKPAPSLLNMLINMFLSPGTIEDKLYPGQGPLQVFLVLIALVCVPWLLLYKPLTLKKMNSNKIQLGYADVNGPDNTNSRISVESVPYTEEAEDLFDRGSNTIQERLSIDADVGLLEDENGEEEEPFSFGDAMVHQVIHTIEFCLNCVSHTASYLRLWALSLAHNQLSAVLWEMTIQNSFKPYSETGWVGSIIVFFLFGMWFVLTVCILVVMEGTSAMLHSLRLHWVEAMSKFFEGEGYAYQPFSFYRIILDMQAAEMEEERK, encoded by the coding sequence ATGTCCTTGGTTCAGTTCTATATTCCTTCTGAAGTTGCCAGAGAATGCGTGGCAGTTTTGGGGGATATGGGAAATGTGCAATTTAGAGATATGAACCAGAATGTCAGCTCTTTTCAACGTGCATTTGTCAAGGAAATCAGAAGTTATGATCAAGTTGAACGtcaattgaaatatttgaCAGGTTTAATTCAAAAACAGGAAATCAAGATACGTGTGAATGACCATGATGAATTAATTATGCCTCCATCTACAGACTACCGACAATTCTATGATTCACCTTCGCATTTGTCTGCAAGCGCTTTGGAGGAATTATTACATGAAATAGCGTCGGTTGAATCCAAGGTGAGAGAACTATCCTTTCAGAAAGATGAAATGTCACAAAGAAAAGCTGATTTGACTCAACATAGATTAGTGTTACAGAACACAAGACAGTTTTTTGAATCTAGGCTTTCACTTGATCTGGATGATTCAGACTCACTTTTCAATCAAGTGAGGTTATCCACTGAAAGTAGTGATAGTTTTATTAtatctgatgatgaaggaGATGGTGTTTTACTTGAATCAGGCTTAGGGAATACCAATCATGGAGGTAATTCTATCTCTACAGGTCGGAACGAACTTAATGTTTTCGGATCAACCATGAATTTCATTAGTGGTATTATTGATACAGAGAAATTCTTAATTTTAGAGAAGATTTGCTGGAGAACACTTAGGGGTAATGTCTATACAAATCATGTGCCATTACCGGAGCCTATTATTGACATAAAGACGGGGGAGCCTTCATTTAAGTCTGTTTTCCTTATTTTCACACATGGTGAATCGTTGATTAGCAGATGTAAGAGAATAGTTGAGTCTTTAGACGGAAAACTGTACAATGTTGACAGTGACTATGAAGTTTACAAGCAAGAATTAAGAACGGtgaataataaaataaaagacaTAAACGAAGTTTTGCTTTACACAAACGAAAGGCTGTTGATTGAATTGAAGCAAGTAGCATTGGATATtgagaaatggaaaattaTAATTAAAAGAGAGGTTTCAATATATGAAgtattgaatttgtttaACTATGACTCAACCAGAAGATGTGTTATTGGAGAGGGTTGGATTCCAAATGATGACTTAACGTATATCAACATGGCATTGAGAGACGTCACCAATAAATTTGATGCTGGATTAAGTACTATTGTTAACTTAATGATCACCAATAAGACCCCTCCGACGTATCACAAGACCAATAAATTCACTGGTGCTTTTCAATCGATTATCGATGCATATGGTATTGCAACATATCAAGAGGTTAATCCTGGTTTAGCGACAATTGTAACTTTCCCCTTCATGTTTGCTATCATGTTTGGTGATTTGGGACATGGTTTGATCCTTTTCATTGCCGCCTTGACCTTAGTACTCTGCGAAAATAGGATCtccaaaataaaaaacagGGATGAGATATTTGACATGGCATATACTGGACGTTATATTCTACTTTTAATGGGGGTATTCTCTATGTACACAGGTATTATTTACAACGATCTCTTTTCTAAATCGATGTCGCTTTTCAAATCGGGTTGGAAATGGCCAAATGGATTCAAAGAGGGTACGTCTATAGTTGGAACCCAACGTGGTGTTTATCCACTTGGTTTGGACCCGGCTTGGCACGGGACTGAGAATAACTTGCTGTTTACAAATTCATACAAAATGAAGCTTTCGATTTTGATGGGGTTTATTCATATGTCTTATTCGTTTTATTTTGCCCTTGTGAATTacagatttttcaattcaagGGTTGACATCATTGGCAATTTCATACCTGGCTTACTTTTTATGCAATCCATCTTTGGCTACTTAACAATTACAATAGTTTATAAGTGGTGTGTTGATTGGATTGCCATTGGGAAACCGGCCCCAAGTTTACTAAACATGCTAATCAATATGTTCTTATCCCCAGGTACCATAGAGGACAAGTTATATCCAGGCCAAGGTCCATTACAAGTTTTCCTAGTTTTGATTGCTCTTGTTTGTGTTCCTTGGTTGTTGCTTTACAAGCCATTAACactaaaaaaaatgaattcTAATAAGATTCAATTAGGGTATGCGGATGTTAATGGCCCAGATAATACAAATTCAAGGATATCCGTAGAATCTGTTCCATATACCGAGGAAGCAGAAGATTTATTTGACCGTGGCAGCAATACCATTCAGGAAAGGTTATCAATTGACGCTGACGTGGGACTTCTAGAAGACGAAAATGgtgaagaggaagaaccATTTAGTTTTGGTGATGCCATGGTTCATCAAGTGATCCATACTATTGAATTCTGCTTGAATTGCGTCTCACACACAGCTTCTTATTTACGTTTGTGGGCGTTATCTTTGGCACATAATCAGCTTTCTGCAGTTCTCTGGGAAATGACTATTCAAAATTCTTTTAAACCATACAGTGAGACCGGATGGGTTGGATCGATTATAGTATTCTTCCTGTTTGGAATGTGGTTCGTCCTCACAGTTTGTATTTTAGTTGTTATGGAAGGCACCTCTGCAATGTTGCATTCTCTAAGATTACATTGGGTTGAGGCAATGTCtaaattctttgaaggtgaaggttACGCCTACCAACCTTTTAGTTTTTATAGGATTATTCTAGACATGCAAGCTGCCGAGATGGAGGAGGAGAGAAAGTAG
- a CDS encoding uncharacterized protein (PKUD0C01450; similar to Saccharomyces cerevisiae YKL072W (STB6) and YMR053C (STB2); ancestral locus Anc_2.616), whose product MLKLDVSSGRGRSNSGVSLSHLQYAEFLNTSSFLIPDTIAFTKILPFFKAVPGYSTRYKIDRVQLIGYEAYFVEQWISSRSTSTLIVTYTGDKNDHVIAYHVQSLDTPNGDEDLTKSNRWPPQFISYLVEQLECPFSVATQTSLGYAFITNLAQLSPFLSLVDVKTGNIDEDYIIYKVNLNLRKLGCGSRSAANADEPSKTMEDKFKSTFKIDPKIPIKYAVINLIYIVQIFLYYYDVIDPVYCDGLLCEKTENAIGEWWDIVSRIPLSHSIIRVMPPSASMVQSIQAIVGFTVLCRYLLELSGSNFNTPKDPLDVKGMKHSIEKFQKHHKAEITSTFTLETLIKLFECGENSKASQNLAKDLSKMKKLVKNTVIDLTSGKNLHSIAQNATASPFCIHNQANYEHGKMINVQNIDHVRYMSLGKQLSYLHSGSGKPINMQTQALSVLTIKKLAESLERGSSFFSGVKQLKNELKRGSSPSKKPSQVFHDFNFSGGSDDELNRSDDEENAELPNNIKTDVKNDYLRENTINLNLKQKYHKKSSSSLLDISHMSRKGSLTALGDDDLYDDIEIYNPTIGGNKSRNNRLSSITSIATTSDQSNLVDCDESDGSELQQKKSNSKKDKGSSFSSHFRRSKKHNEQEEVPDDIGPLDVNLSGRSLQSAKNARDKMPLKSVFASPHAISTGDFSSHFGGDQRNSFSSSSHKKKDSVSSAKKDSLRNMSNESDGVYEYENGFEYDYEMENNSNSNNGNNSSAHYRKASNAKRSDVSQIQEEATLYTACEDVNYSIFMKRIKRRHSIPLVEPELNQYSIEMDVKMDKVKSLDMRRRHSRGSQWIWDGSSLNSYNNDDNEYLGFELKRKRSMFESQSINTSSSQDLLNTHINSAILYSKETGIDKLKRSASFSQIQDSLYYFSLGTDGNGVEAIYQKIITPEILAIKYLKMKIKYEYEIVKNSFHLIEDMKRYSHYFTEDFSQEKNLKYQSTRGEVNKAIGKYLEMEEKLKNTIKSNARLKYELRLLLQKTKEVENNVKSLQDFKINTLQSKIDKLLGCYKVVDSDDDGETKIVRESSPIFEMICANDGKIDWTSVTWKNIWGNPYIILYLFFHFWIFTVLKQSNIKFLEQQWSKIDRNQTVTRFIRNIYTTTEQELKEATADEPVKTDVSDTSKKNK is encoded by the coding sequence ATGCTGAAACTAGACGTTAGTTCGGGAAGAGGAAGGAGCAATAGCGGGGTATCTCTATCACACTTACAATATGCCGAGTTTTTAAATACCTCTTCCTTTCTAATACCAGATACGATTGCGTTCACGAAGATCCTGCCGTTTTTCAAGGCTGTACCGGGATACTCCACCCGTTATAAAATTGACCGTGTTCAGCTGATTGGGTATGAGGCGTATTTTGTGGAGCAGTGGATAAGCTCGAGGTCAACGAGTACTCTAATTGTCACTTACACTGGTGATAAAAATGATCATGTTATTGCTTACCACGTTCAGTCGTTGGACACACCAAATGGAGATGAGGATTTAACTAAATCTAACCGTTGGCCTCCACAATTTATTTCTTACTTGGTGGAACAGTTGGAGTGTCCCTTCAGCGTCGCAACCCAAACAAGCTTAGGATATGCATTTATCACCAATTTGGCACAGTTGAGTCCTTTTCTATCTCTAGTTGATGTGAAAACGGGCAACATTGACGAGGattatattatatataAGGtgaatttaaatttgaggAAACTGGGATGTGGCTCGAGGTCAGCAGCTAATGCGGACGAGCCATCTAAAACAATGGAAGACAAgttcaaatcaacattcAAGATTGATCCCAAAATCCCTATAAAATATGCTGTCATCAACTTGATTTACATTGTTCAGATATTCCTGTACTACTACGATGTTATAGATCCTGTTTATTGTGATGGTCTACTCTGCGAGAAGActgaaaatgcaattggTGAGTGGTGGGATATAGTTTCTCGTATACCCCTGTCGCACTCGATCATCAGAGTGATGCCGCCATCCGCCAGTATGGTTCAATCGATTCAAGCTATTGTCGGATTTACTGTACTGTGTAGATACCTATTGGAGCTTAGTGGATCCAATTTCAATACTCCCAAGGATCCCCTTGACGTGAAAGGTATGAAACATTCCattgaaaagtttcaaaagcATCATAAGGCAGAAATAACAAGCACATTTACCTTAGAAACACTGATTAAGTTGTTCGAATGTGGAGAGAATAGTAAAGCATCGCAAAATTTAGCTAAAGACTTGAGTaagatgaaaaaactaGTTAAAAATACAGTTATTGATTTGACATCTGGTAAAAATTTGCATTCAATTGCTCAAAATGCAACTGCTTCTCCATTTTGCATACACAACCAAGCTAACTACGAACATGGGAAAATGATCAACGTACAAAATATAGATCATGTTAGGTATATGTCTTTAGGTAAACAGTTGTCATATTTACATTCTGGTTCTGGTAAACCAATTAATATGCAGACACAAGCGTTATCTGTCTTGACCATCAAAAAGCTAGCGGAATCATTGGAACGTGGATCCTCATTTTTCTCAGGTGTGAAACAGTTGAAAAATGAGCTCAAGAGAGGATCAAGTCCGTCGAAAAAGCCATCGCAAGTTTTCCAcgattttaatttttcaggGGGAAGTGATGACGAATTGAACAGatctgatgatgaagaaaatgcaGAGTTACCAAACAATATAAAAACAGATGTTAAAAATGATTATTTACGTGAGAACacaataaatttgaatttaaaGCAAAAATATCACAAAAAATCCTCCTCTTCGTTGCTTGATATATCCCACATGTCTAGAAAAGGCTCTTTAACTGCATTAGGAGATGATGATTTATACGATGATATAGAAATCTATAATCCAACCATTGGTGGTAACAAATCTAGAAACAATAGACTGTCATCAATCACAAGTATTGCAACTACCTCGGATCAGAGTAATCTCGTAGATTGTGATGAGAGTGATGGAAGTGAATTgcagcaaaagaaaagtaatTCTAAGAAAGATAAAGGatcttctttctcttcacATTTCAGaagatcaaagaaacacaatGAACAGGAGGAGGTTCCAGATGATATTGGACCTTTAGATGTAAACTTATCAGGTCGAAGCTTACAATCGGCTAAGAATGCAAGAGATAAAATGCCATTAAAGAGTGTTTTTGCATCTCCACATGCTATATCCACTGGTGACTTTAGCAGTCATTTTGGGGGTGACCAGAGAAATTCAttctcatcatcttcccataaaaagaaagactCAGTTTCATCAGCCAAGAAAGATAGTCTGAGGAATATGAGTAATGAGAGTGATGGCGTTtatgaatatgaaaatGGATTTGAATACGATtatgaaatggaaaacaaCAGCAATAGTAATAATGGTAATAATAGCAGTGCACATTACAGGAAAGCTTCCAATGCAAAACGATCAGATGTTTCGCAAATACAAGAGGAAGCTACACTGTACACCGCATGTGAAGATGTTAATTATTCCATCTTTATGAAACGTATCAAGAGAAGGCATAGTATCCCCTTAGTTGAACCTGAGCTGAAtcaatattcaattgaaatGGATGTTAAAATGGATAAAGTGAAATCGTTGGATATGAGAAGGAGACATAGCCGTGGTTCACAATGGATATGGGATGGATCAAGTTTAAATAGCTATAATAATGACGATAACGAATATTTAGGATTTGAATTGAAACGAAAAAGAAGTATGTTTGAATCACAGAGCATCAATACAAGTAGTAGTCAAGACCTCTTGAACACACACATCAATTCGGCTATACTCTACAGTAAAGAAACTGGTATAGACAAGTTAAAAAGATCCGCATCGTTTTCGCAAATACAAGATTCTCTTTACTATTTTTCTCTAGGTACCGATGGTAATGGTGTGGAAgcaatttatcaaaaaataataactCCTGAAATCCTTGCAATAAAGTATCTTaaaatgaagataaagTATGAATACGAGATTGTGAAAAACTCGTTTCATTTAATTGAAGACATGAAACGGTATTCGCACTACTTCACTGAAGACTTTAgtcaagagaaaaacttgaaatatCAATCAACAAGAGGTGAAGTCAATAAAGCCATTGGTAAATACCtggaaatggaagaaaagCTCAAAAACACAATAAAGAGTAATGCGAGGTTGAAATATGAGTTAAGATTGCTATTACAAAAAACTaaggaagttgaaaataatgtCAAATCCTTACAAGATTTTAAGATCAATACCCTGCAGTCGAAGATTGATAAACTACTTGGATGCTACAAAGTTGTGGATTCTGACGATGACGGTGAAACTAAAATAGTGAGAGAAAGCTCGCCTATATTTGAAATGATATGCGCAAACGATGGTAAGATTGATTGGACTTCAGTAACCTGGAAAAACATATGGGGAAATCCATACATCATATTGTAcctattttttcatttttggatattcacTGTGTTGAAGCAATCCAACATAAAGTTTCTTGAGCAACAGTGGAGCAAAATTGATAGAAACCAAACAGTAACCAGGTTTATTAGAAACATTTATACGACGACAGAACAAGAACTGAAAGAGGCAACTGCAGATGAGCCCGTTAAAACCGATGTTAGTGATAcctcaaaaaaaaataagtaG
- a CDS encoding uncharacterized protein (PKUD0C01460), with product MSQTGSTSSNKDSVEIQPIHPRLNVKEFTQKEKHRLLNRLFQELDDENTSIETLKNNLSELSLKSGLDIDQWSKRTLSVSVDKMTVSWNEEEHKEEDLDLLQDLQDSGKGSMAGIEGVETPEKERNGKENERELLLNLLHREMKLSSQYESLIDSYQNLLTYTKAHVKANREKIYGVDTDKPVDINQPKMQQLHSREIMHTVQNRVTSLRETSEFIKSATETKKIELELAKNNIKEEALKLSNILET from the coding sequence ATGTCACAAACTGGTTCAACTTCGAGTAATAAAGACTCTGTTGAGATACAGCCAATACATCCAAGATTGAATGTTAAAGAGTTTACacaaaaggagaaacaTCGACTGTTAAATCGACTCTTTCAGGAActagatgatgaaaacacTAGCATCGAAACGTTAAAGAACAACCTTTCTGAATTGTCACTTAAGTCTGGCTTAGATATTGATCAATGGTCTAAGCGAACCCTGTCTGTTTCTGTCGACAAGATGACAGTTTCTTGGAACGAAGAAGAAcacaaagaagaagaccTCGATTTATTACAGGATTTACAAGATAGTGGTAAGGGGAGCATGGCAGGTATCGAAGGCGTAGAGACACCGGAAAAGGagagaaatggaaaagaaaatgaaagagaattACTCCTTAATTTGTTGCACAGGGaaatgaaattgtcaaGTCAATACGAATCTCTTATAGATTCATATCAAAATTTATTAACGTACACAAAAGCCCATGTTAAGGCAAACCgtgaaaaaatatatggGGTAGATACCGATAAACCAGTCGATATCAATCAACCAAAGATGCAACAATTACATTCTAGGGAAATAATGCATACAGTACAAAACCGTGTTACCTCCTTGCGAGAAACCTCAGAGTTCATCAAGAGTGCAACCGAAACGAAAAAGATAGAATTGGAATTGGCGAAGAACAATATCAAGGAAGAAGCtttgaaattatcaaaCATACTGGAAACGTAA
- a CDS encoding uncharacterized protein (PKUD0C01470; similar to Saccharomyces cerevisiae YOR310C (NOP58); ancestral locus Anc_8.787) — protein MSYVLTETAAGYALLKASDKKIYKSSTLATDLNSAEKVLSQFKIKAFSKFANATNALEEANFINDGKVSDQLKKLLEGAKPDKKTTLIVDDTKLANSINKLGLSYSVVSDAASLDIFRAVREYLPELLPGMSDKDLSTMSLGLAHSIGRFKLKFSPDKVDVMIIQAIALLDDLDKELNTYAMRCKEWYGWHFPELAKIVVDSVAFAKIIKKMGVRSNCESTDFSDILPEEVEQQVKAAAEVSMGTEITDDDLLNIRLLADQIIEFSQYREQLSNYLSARMKAIAPNLTALVGELVGARLIAHAGSLTSLAKAPASTVQILGAEKALFRALKTKHDTPKYGLIYHASLVGQATGKNKGKIARVLAAKAAVALRYDALAEERDDSGDYGLEVRAKVENRLSALEGRDLRSTPRVQKDMKKVEITEARAYNVDADATAPSAEEKVEKKRKREEDSDDEDSDDEEEEEKEVKKAKKEKKEKKEKKDKKEKKDKKEKKEKKEKKEKKDKKEKKEKKEKKEKKEKKDKK, from the coding sequence ATGTCTTACGTCTTGACTGAAACTGCTGCAGGTTACGCCCTCCTCAAGGCTTCTGACAAGAAGATTTATAAGTCTTCGACTTTGGCAACCGATCTTAATTCTGCTGAAAAAGTTCTATCTCAATTCAAGATTAAAGCATTCTCTaaatttgcaaatgcaaCTAATGCATTAGAGGAGGCTAACTTTATTAATGACGGTAAAGTCTCCGACCAACTAAAAAAGTTACTGGAAGGTGCAAAGCCGGATAAAAAGACAACCttgattgttgatgatacCAAGTTGGCAAATTCCATTAATAAACTGGGCTTGAGTTACTCTGTTGTTTCCGATGCTGCTAGCTTGGACATTTTCAGAGCAGTTAGAGAGTACTTGCCAGAATTATTACCAGGTATGTCCGATAAGGACCTATCAACAATGTCGTTGGGTTTAGCTCACTCAATTGGTAGATTCAAATTAAAGTTCTCTCCAGATAAAGTTGATGTCATGATTATCCAAGCTATTGCATTGTTGGACGATTTAGATAAGGAATTAAACACTTATGCAATGAGATGTAAAGAATGGTACGGTTGGCATTTCCCAGAATTGGCAAAAATTGTTGTCGATTCTGTTGCATTTGCCAAGATCATCAAGAAGATGGGTGTACGTTCCAACTGTGAATCAACTGATTTCTCCGACATCTTACCTGAGGAAGTTGAACAACAGGTTAAGGCAGCGGCAGAGGTTTCAATGGGTACTGAAATTACAGATGACGATTTGTTGAACATTAGATTATTAGCtgatcaaatcattgaattctCTCAATACAGAGAACAATTATCCAACTATTTGTCTGCTAGAATGAAGGCAATTGCTCCAAACTTAACTGCCCTTGTAGGTGAACTAGTTGGTGCAAGATTGATTGCACATGCAGGTTCTTTAACCTCTTTGGCAAAAGCTCCAGCTTCAACTGTCCAAATCTTGGGTGCTGAAAAGGCATTGTTCAGAGCCCTAAAAACTAAACACGATACGCCGAAATATGGTCTTATCTACCATGCTTCATTAGTTGGTCAAGCAACTGGTAAGAACAAGGGTAAAATTGCTCGTGTGTTAGCTGCAAAGGCTGCTGTTGCTCTACGTTATGATGCTCTAGCAGAAGAAAGAGATGATTCTGGTGACTACGGATTAGAGGTCAGAGCAAAGGTGGAAAACAGATTGAGCGCTTTAGAAGGTAGAGACTTAAGATCCACTCCGAGGGTTCAAAAGGACATGAAGAAGGTTGAGATCACCGAAGCTAGAGCTTACAATGTCGATGCCGATGCAACTGCTCCTTCCGCTGAGGAGAAAGtagaaaagaagagaaagagagaagaagattctgatgatgaagactCTGATgacgaggaagaagaagaaaaggaagtCAAGAAGgcaaagaaggagaagaaagaaaagaaggagaagaaggacaaaaaggaaaagaaggacaaaaaggaaaagaaggaaaagaaggaaaagaaggaaaagaaagacaaaaaggaaaagaaggaaaagaaggaaaagaaagagaaaaaggaaaagaaggacaagaaaTAA